ctcctgaaagtattttttctctgacaaagtgatagtcgatctcaatgtgtttagtacTCTCATGTaacaccggatttgacgcaatatgaaaaGCAGTttggttatcacacactagttccatcttgccgatttctccgaactttaactccttgatcaactgcttgacccaaattaactcacatatccagatgtagaacgtctatcaaaaggtgatcctgcccaatcagcatctgtgtacccaacaatctgctcgtggcctcgatcctcgaatagtaatcctttgcctggagctgactttatataccgaagaatgcgaacaactgcatcccagtgactatcacagggagaatccgtaaactgacttacaacacccaccggaaaagaaatgtcaggtctagtcactgtgaggtaattcaatttgccaaccagcctcctatatctcgtagggtctctaagaggctcccctgtccaggcagaagcttagcattcggctccataggagagtcaataggtctgcaacccatcattccagtcttctcaagaatgtctaaggcatacttccgctgtgaaataacaatacctgagctagactgagcgacctcaatacctagaaaatacttcaatctgcccagatccttagtctggaagtgctgaaagagatgttgcttcagattagtaataccatcctgatcattaccagtgacaacaatatcatcaacataaaccactagataaatacacagattaagagcagaatgccgataaaacacagagtgatcagcctcactacgagtcatgccgaactcctgaataattgtgctgaacttaccaaaccaagctcgaggggactgtttcaaaccatatagtgacctgcgcaatctgcacacacaaccattaaactccccctgagcaacaaaaccaggtggttgctccatataaacttcttcctcaagatcaccgtggagaaaaacattcttaatgtctaactgataaagaggccaatgacgtacaacagccatggacaaaaagagacgaacaaatgctactttagccacgggagagaaagtatcactataatcaagcccaaaaatctgagtatatccttttgcaacaagacgagccttaagccgatcaacctggccatccggcccgactttgactgcataaacccaacgacaaccaacagtagacttacctgcaggaagaggaacaagctcccaagtgccactcgcatgtaaagcagacatctcgttaatcatagcatgtcgccatcctggatgagatagtgcctcacctgtagacttagggatagaaacagtggacaaagaagatataaaagcataatgaggtgacgacaaacgatgataacttaaaccgacatagtggggattaggattaagtatggatcgtacacctttgcagagtgcaattggttgactaagaggagacaagtccacAGTAGGTGCATAATCTGATGCGGGTCGTGAATcacctgggcctgatgctggatgtggacgacgatgataagtcaagagtggtggagctgcagaaggttgaactggattatgtggaggaactggagctataggtggtggagctacaaccggAGTTGTAGGTGGTGGAattggagctataggtggtggagctggagtgactgaatctccaaaagatgaaactggcagtacctcagaaatatctaagtgatgacctgaacctgtgaagtatgattgggtttcaaagaaggtaacatcagcggacataaggtaccgctggaggtcaggagagtaGCATCGATAACCTTTTTGTGTTCTCGCGAAAcccagaaatacgcacttaagagcacgaggagctaagttatctgttcctggagtaagattatggacaaaacaagtgcttccaaaaatacggggtggaagagagaacaaaggtaagtggggaaacatgacagagaatggaacttggttctggatagctgaagatggcatacgattaataagataataAGATATAAGAACTGCATCCCCCCAAAAACGCAACagagcatgagattgtatgagtagggtacgagcagtttcaataaaatgtctattctttctttcagctaccccattttgttgagatgtgtacggacaagatgtttgatgaataatcccatgagatttcataaactgttgaaatggggaagacaaatactctcgggcattatcactacgaaatgtgcgaatagaaaccccaaattgattttgaatttcagcgtcgaaggtctggaaaatagaaaacaattcagatcgattttttatcaaaaatatccaagtgcacctggaataatcatcaatgaaactgacaaagtagcgaaatcccaaggtggaactgacccgactagaACCCCAAACAtgtgaatggactaaagtaaaatgtgactctgctcgattatcaaggCGCCGAGGGAAATAggagcgggtatgcttaccgagatgacatgactcacactctagagctgacaagtgagataaaccagataccattttctgaagttttgacaaactgggatgtcccaactgtttatgtaataaatctggtgaatcagtaacaggacaagttgtagaaggaagacaagatgtgagtacatgtgatttagcaaggataaggtaataaagtccgtttgattcacgcccggtaccaatgatccgccccgtactgcgttcctgtataaaacatggtcatcaaaaaataaaacagtgCATTTAAGTGATTTGACTAAACGACTAacagctatgagattaaaaggactattggaAACATAAAagactgaatctaaaggtaaggaaggaagtgggcttgcttgacctattgcagttgccgtggtttgagacccattggccattgtgacttttggaagagattgagaatacgaaatagtagtgaaaagagatttgttaccagaaatatgatctgatgcacctgaatcaatgacccaagactcagaggatgaagattgggagaaacaagttacgctattacctgtttgaacaacagaagctatctcagaagatgtttgcttacatgctttatactgaaggaactcaatatactctgctaaagaaaccatccgactattcaaagcatcggttcccatgtcgctacaatttgtagtagtagggttaacttgaaatagtggaaataagtaactcctgtgagaaaactgaagaaatagcttgAAAAACACTGTTTACGGCAGGAAATCAGAACACTGTTCTGTGCCGGAAATACTGTAGCTCGCCGGAAAATTCCAAAGTTGTCGGAATTTGTCGTAACCAGGATGGATAGACTCAGAATTTCTTTGCGAGCAAGCTGTCCTGAAGAAATGTTTTCAAAAAATGCCCGAAAAGGTTACTGTTCACGCCgcaaaaatataaaagtggtcgTAATTTGATTTGAACTAGATGGGTGGGctcagaattttgaggagagtACACTGTCCTGAAGAAGTTTCGCGAAAAAATGGCCGGAACCCTCGCCGGAAAAGTTGTTGCCGGCGCGTGGAGGAGCGTGGCGGCTTTTCTGCCAGATAAAATTTCAGGGGTTGGTCGTCGGAGGGTGATCTAcctcgtggtggtgttggttttagcacaacaccgatagaaagtgactttcacttaaacaagccttaggtcaccggaaaaattgcacgatgactaagttctttctttccggttaacgctggaatgacgcacaacgatcttttctcactaatgctctgataccatgtgagaaggcacgggagaaaatatgctATTGATATTatatgataaatacaatacaagatgtccctatttatagctatacactacaaggagatattactcctcttccaatgtgggacaagactacactatacatatctgtaaactaacactTTTCAAATACCAAAATTGTATTATTACATCTAAGTTCCCTTGATCACTGCAGCTGGATGGAAACAGTCATGTTATATATGCAGAGGAGGAAGCAGCTGGAACTCGCCTTCTAATAGATGGAAGAACATGCTTGCTGCAGGTGCCGATAATTATTCAGTTcccaatatatttttatttatttaaaaaatggcaccttcttattatatggtTTTCGTCGATTCCAGAATGATCATGATCCGTCAAAGTTAATTGCGGAGACACCTTGCAAACTTCTGAGATATTTGATGTCTGATGGTAGTCATGTTGATGCTGACACACCTTATGCAGAGGTTGAAGTGATGAAGATGTGCATGCCCCTCCTTTCACCTGCTTCAGGAGTTATCCATTTTAAGATGTCTGAAGGTCAAGCAATGCAGGTATTGTATTAGCAAATAAAGCATATATTTCTCTCCTCCGCAGCAACTTAAAGATAACTTTGTTTGTAGGCTGGTGAGCTTATAGCATCACTTGAATTAGATGACCCTTCTGCAGTAAGAAAAGCAGAGCCTTTTTGTGGAAGCTTTCCTATTTTGGGATCTCCAACTGCCATATCTGGAAAAGTTCATCAGAGATGTGCCGCAAGTCTTAATGCAGCAAGGATGATTCTTGCCGGATATGACCATAATGTTGATGATGTAGGTAACTTATAATTTGGAGTTGTAGAACGTTATTGCTTGTGTAACATCTTTTTGTCTGAACAATTATCTAGAAAACATTTTAACCAATACATAATGAAACAAATTCTGATGAACACTACTTAATCTTCCGATCCAGGTGGTTCATAACTTGCTAAGTTGCTTAGACAGTCCTGAGCTTCCATTTCTACAgtggcaagaatgcctatccgtACTGGCAACACGACTTCCAAAGGACCTCAGATATGAGGTAAAGGGTCGGATGATgatttctttcttctcttatgGGAAATTAGTAGATCTCTCTCTAATTATTTCGCTTTATGTATTCTTGTTGCAGTTGGAAGCAAAATATAAGGAATATGAGGGGATTTCCAGCTTGCAAACTGTCGACTTTCCTGCCAGAACTCTGAGAGGTGTTCTTGAGGTGAGTCTTTTAccacattttcttcttcttcacactatttttttttggttatttcttTTTAAAGTTCACATACTGTCTCTTCTAACATTGATTTATTTGTCTATCATTCTCTGTTTTGCTTTAGGCTCACCTAAGAACTTgctcagaaaaagaaaaaggagctCAGGAAAGATTAGTTGAACCTTTAATGAGTCTCGTCAAGTCTTATGAGGGTGGAAGAGAGAGCCATGCCCGTGGTATCGTCCATTCCCTTTTTGAAGAGTATCTATCTGTTGAAGAATTGTTTAGTGACAATATCCAGGTGGGTTGTAATGCAAACAATTATTGTGTGATAATCATCCTCTGCATGACTAGATATCTAAGTTCGAGCATCTTTATAGTTTGGAATATATACCTTCAGTATCTGCAATTAAACAAAGGTTATAGAAAATTATAACAATTATATCATATGAGGATATAGAGTTACTCAAAGTGAGATAATAGAAATGTATAGTACCAGAAAACTTAATTCCTCCTTAACCTTGAGGggcctttcctttttctttatcagAATTTTCTTATTATTAGTATGGTAAACAATACCCAACTTCTTTCTTACAAAGCGTCTCGTTCTATTCATATATGGTATACCATGAGTTTTCTAAAATGATTTACGTTGTAGATCATCTTATGCATTCTcatcttatttgtattatgtaCCATAAGAAGCTATTATTTTATTGTCAATCATCTCTCTAGAAGGCCTCAAGATCATTTGGATTATCAAAATGCTACTTATTGTTGCATGTTCTCCATCTTATCATGTTGTCAATATGTAACATTGCATATCTTGATTTATTGGTTATGTTATGTTATTCAGTTCTGATGCCTTCCTTTTTCAGGCTGATGTGATTGAACGTCTCCGGCTTCAATATAAGAAAGATCTCCTGAAGGTTGTTGACATAGTGCTTTCTCATCAGGTATATGCTAATTGTTAATGTATTCACTTTCCTTTCTTCTGATGTTGTTAAGCTGGAAAATATCCGGTACCAATAATGTGTTATTATCCAGGGTGTTAGGCGTAAAAATAAGCTTATACTTAGTCTGATGGAGCAACTGGTATATCCCAATCCTGCAGCATACAGGGAAAAACTTATCCGTTTCTCAGCACTCAACCATACAAATTATTCCGAGGTTGGTATTCCATACATCTTTTATAAAAACATTGATATCCGTACTTGCATTGTCCTGTGCTTGCGGGAACTTGAGAAACCTTATCTTTTGCTTTTCATATCTTTGACATACAATCTTGAAATCAAGCTAAAACTTCGTGGAAGTTCTCTAAGATCAACACTAGTTGTGTTtgctcttgttttttttttttgcctccTGTTTTCGTGGAGACTTTTTTAAAGTTGCTATGAATTTTTTAAAATGCcagtcttttatttttgtttaagtaGAGCACAACGGATGGTGAGAATTCACAAAGGTGGATCCGGGATGTAAACTTGATAGGGTCAATATTGCGTTGAACACATGTAGTTTAATTTTTGTTCTTTCTCAACAAAAAAAATTGTTGGAAATTTAGTGGTGTTTTCACATATATATTCTGTGCTCCATGTTGAAAATAGTGTGTTCGGTTGAACCCGTCGAGATAGACTGAATTGCCTCTGAGAATTCATAATGTGATCCCGACAAGCTTAGGATTGAGAAGTAGTTGTTGGCCAGTCATTTATCATTATTGATCCACAAATGCTGATATCCATCAGAGAATGACTCTTGCTCTCCCTGGGGACCATCTAGTCCCAATCCTTCATCACATCCTTCtgctttctctctctctctctctctctctctctctctcaaaatgTACCGACCATCAGAAGAagcaaaaagaaggaaaaaaagaagaaaatgcaaAGGATCCTTATATTCTTTTAATGGTTCATTTAGTGGCTCATCATTAGATACCATTCTAGAAAAGGCAAAATACGTAAGTTACTCCTTGAACTATGGACCAAATCCTTATTGCACACTTTTTGCGGACGAAAATCACCTTACACGCTCAACCTTTCCAAAGTGTGCATAAGACACACCACTTTTATTATGCGGCAGGCACGTGTATAGTCAAAAAGATAAAGAGCGTGAACCCTTTAAGTgccacatgtcaaaattttatatattttctttgttttaaaattaattgTTCCCAGAACCCCACCCCCtcccttctcttcttctttctcataCGCCTCCCCCCTTTTCATCTCTTTTACACATAACTTCCACCATTTCATCTCCAATTTTTCTGTTCGAATCGCTTTCTTTTTTCAGATCTGTAACGAGGGATAGGAAGGTGGGTGATTTTGTAGAGGGGGGAGGTGGAAGATATGGATATTTTTTTGGTGCTTGTTAGCACTTGCGGTATCCAGAAGCAAAGGCAACTTCAAGTTCTTAGATTAGACTTTCTTATAAGTCAAATTGACAAATAGAGCAAATTTTTATGAATGCTTGTAATTTGATTTGTGAAATGAATTTTAGATTTGGTACCAGCGAAATTGGTTGAATAGAATTGGTCattgataatgaaataagattaacTGTTCAGGATGTATAAATCCCTGAAAGCAGATGAATTGATGAAGCAGTTGGAAAACAAAATAAATCAATTGGGCCGTATCACTGTCAACTTTGGTTGAGTTGGGCTGGAAATATGTAATTTCAAGGTCATGGGATTCTTGTCGAAGATGGAAGATAGATGAAGGTGGAGAAGGGTGGCAGATAAGATATGTAATTTCAAGGTCATGGGGTGTCTGGGAAGACGAGATGAAAAGGGGGTAATTTGCAGAGAAGAGAAAGAGATGAAATGAAGATGTTTAAGGGGTATAGTTGTaattttaagtgttttatgttttaaaataaaaatacatgacacGTGTCACGACTTTATTGGTGCATGATATTAcatatgttttgaaaaatttgTCAAGAAAAAAGTAGTGTCCCGGCACACTCCGGAAAGGTTGAGTGTGCAAGATGATTTTGGTCTGCAAAAAATGTATAACAAGAATTTGGTCTTatagttgggggggggggggaaacttatgtattttgccttctAAAAAGTCACCTAGTGTGAATTTGTTTTAACAACATTCTATGATTCTCATCATTTACAGTTTCTGTATTGTTAAGTGGGTTATATTGAAACTCCTTAACAGAGTTTCTAAATCTCGATTTCATTTTACAGTTGGCACTGAAGGCCAGTCAACTCCTCGAACAAACTAAACTGAGTGAACTACGTTCGAGTATTGCCAGAAATCTTTCTGAGCTGGAGATGTTCACTGAAGAAGGTGACAGCATGGATACTCCTAAGCGAAAAAGTGCCATCAACGAAAGAATGGAAGTTCTAGTGAGTGCTCCGTTAGCAGTTGAAGATGCACTTGTAGGCCTTTTTGATCACAGTGATCACACCCTTCAGAGGCGGGTTGTGGAGACTTACATTCGTAGGCTCTATCAGGTACTGTATTTCAAAGTCTTAGTTTACTTGTTTCGGCACATCTATATTTAAGACATGTATAGTTTTTAATTTAACTTTTGATATCTACTCCAGCCTTACCTCGTTCAAGGGAGTGTGAGGATGCAGTGGCACAGATATGGACTAATAGCTACATGGCAGTTTATGGAAGAGCATGTGGAGAGAAAGAGTGGGTCTGGAGACAATGTGATAGTAAAACCGTTAGTTGAGAAACACACAGAGAGAAAATGGGGAGCCATGGTTATTATCAAATCTCTCCAACTCTTGCCAACAGTATTAAATTCTGTATTGAGGGAGACAGCGCATGACTTGCATGCAGAGATATCGAATGGATCGACTCAACCAGTCAGTCATGGTAGCATGCTGCACATTGCATTGGTGGGCATCAACAACCAAATGAGTTTGCTTCAGGATAGGTATCAAAAGTGTTATTATGTTTGATCTCGCAGCTAACTTTCTACTGCTAAAGTAACTTTTTAGTTAGATATATGGATAAATCATGAGGCACATATAAATAGATGTCCGTTAAAAGGAAGTAATAGGATATACCTCTATCTAGCATGGCTGAATTTTTTGCATGTGTATCTGGTCCAATTATTTGCGAGAAACTGACTTATTCATGGTACAAACCATTGTTTGCAGTGGTGATGAAGATCAGGCTCAAGAGAGAATTAACAAGTTAGCCAAAATACTGAGAGACAAAGATGCGAGCGCCAACCTTAAAAGTGCAGGTGTAGGGGTTATCAGCTGCATCATACAAAGAGATGGAGGGAGGGTGCCAATGAGGCACTCCTTTCACTGGTCAACAGAGAAGCTATATTATGAGGAGGAGGCTCTACTGCGTCATCTAGAGCCTCCTCTATCCATTTATCTTGAATTGGTTTGTATTTTGCTTAActtcattttctccttttaactATATCCTATATTACTATTGGTGCTTTATTTTTGTAATTCTTGGACCATGAGCTGATCTTAGGTTCATAATTTCCCGGAAATGCAGGAAAAGCTTAAAATCTATGATAATATAAAGTATACTCCATCCCGGGACCGTCAGTGGCACCTCTACACTGTTGTAGACAAGCGGAATCCAATCCGGAGGATGTTTCTCAGAACACTTGTAAGACAACCAACAGATGATGGTGTACTAGCGTATCAAGGATTAAATCAGGGAACGGCTCATTCCCCTTTGAATTTGTCGTTTACTTCAAGGAGCATATTGAGATCCTTAATATCTGCACTGGAAGAGCTTGAACTTAATCTCCATAATACGACTCTCAAAGCTGACCATGCTCATATGTACTTGTATATTTTACGAGAGCaagagattgatgatttgttgCCATACCACAAGTCAGTAATTGTTTTGCCTTTATGCTTGCTATTAAGGACAAAAGTTGGCCCACTGCTCACTTCATGACTCTGTTGCAGGAGGGCAGACGTAAATAACGAGCACAAAGAAGTGGAAGTTCAGAAAATCTTAGAAGATCTAGCTCATGAAATCAATGCATTTGTTGGTGTGCGGATGCACAGGTTAGGCGTTTGTGAGTGGGAAGTGAAACTTTGGATATCATCTGCAGGCGACGCAACTGGTGCTTGGAGGATTGTGGTTGCGAATGTGACCGGTCACACCTGCATTGTGCATGTAAGTGGAATTTAGCATGTACTTGAAATTTTTCGATGGCTTATCTGATCCAAAACTGACTTCTGTTGAGTTAGAGAGCAAATATCAATCGATGCTTTGCGCTTTAACCATGAATGGTTACTTTCTTTTGTTAgttctttcttgtttcttttttcttctattaCCTTTTCTGGTAAAGAGCTTGAAGTTAATCATGCTTATAATGCGAATGGTGTTTAGTTCTCTATTAGCCCATGAACTTTTGGACTCAGATAAGTTGTTCCGTTGTATTGACTTAAACCATTTGCTGGACCTGCATTCCGGCGGACATACTAATGCCTCATGACTTGATTCACTCCAACTTCAAGTATTGGTTTCTGCCATAGAAGTCTGTGATTAACATTGACATCATGCTATTGGAAATTGAACTCTCAGATTTATCGAGAAGTGGAAGATACAGGTGTACAAAGAGTAGTGTATCATTCAGCTATTGGCCATGGTCCTCTGAATGGAGTGCCAGTAACAGCACCTTATCCACCGCTGGCTGTGCTTGACCAGAAACGGCTTTTGGCCCGCAAGAACGACACCACTTACTGCTATGACTTTCCACTGGTAAACATTTGAATGAAAGTAGACATTATGCTGGTTATTACCATCTGGATCAATATCAACATATCATAAAATTCCCTTGTGCAGGCATTTGAAGCAGCACTTGAGAAGTCTTGGGAAAGTCATAATCCTGGAACAGACAAGCCTAAGGACAATGTCCTCTTGAAAGTTACagagttaacttttgttgacaAGAAAGGAAGCTGGGGTACTCCTCTTGTCCCTGTGGAGCGCCAGCCTGGATTCAATGACGTCGGCATGGTGGCATGGATTATGGAAATGTCTACTCCTGAGTTCCCTATGGGAAGGAAAATTCTTGTTGTAGCAAATGATGTCACCTTCATAAATGGATCTTTTGGCCCAAGCGAGGATGCATTTTTCCAAGCAGTGACTGGTGTTGCTTGCACACAGAAACTGCCACTTATTTATTTAGCAGCAAATTCAGGGGCTCGTATTGGTGCAGCCGAGGAGGTAAAATCTTGCTTTAAAGTTGGATGGTCTGATGAATCGAACCCCGAGCGTGGTTTTCAGTATATATACTTGATTCCTGAGGATCATGAACGTATCAAATCTTCTGTCATGGCACATGAATTGAAGCTGTCAAATGGAGAAGTTCGATGGGTGATAGATACTATTATTGGAGAAGAGGATGGCCTGGGTGTTGAGAACTTAAGTGGTAGTGGAGCCATTGCAAGTGCTTATTCTCGGGCATACCATGAAACATTTACCTTGACATATGTAACCGGGAGAACAGTTGGAATAGGTGCTTATCTTGCTCGTCTTGGTATGCGGTGTATACAGAGGCTTGATCAGCCAATTATTCTTACTGGTTATTCTGCACTTAACAAACTTTTGGGCCGGGAAGTTTATAGCTCCCACATGCAACTTGGTGGACCTAAAATTATGGCGACTAATGGTGTTGTTCATCTGACTGTCTCTGATGACCTCGAGGGGATATCAAAGATTTTAAATTGGTTGAGCTTCGTTCCGCCATATTCTGGTGGTCCACTTCCCATTTCAACTCCATTAGATCCTCCTCAGAGACCTGTTGAGTACTTCCCAGAGGCCACATGTGATCCACGCGCTGCCATCTCTGGCCACACAGATGCAAGTGGAAAGTGGTTGGGGGGCATTTTTGATAAAGATAGCTTCATTGAGACACTGGAAGGTTGGGCAAGAACTGTTGTGACAGGCAGGGCAAAACTCGGAGGAATCCCTGTAGGAATAGTTGCTGTTGAGACACAAACTATGATGCAAGTAATCCCTGCCGATCCTGGACAGCTCGATTCTCACGAAAGGGTTGTCCCTCAAGCAGGGCAAGTATGGTTTCCTGACTCTGCAACTAAAACAGCTCAAGCATTGATGGACTTAAATAGGGAGGAGTTACCTCTTTTCATTCTTGCCAACTGGAGGGGCTTTTCCGGCGGACAGAGGGATCTCTTTGAAGGTATCCTTCAGGCAGGATCAACCATTGTCGAGAACCTTAGAACGTACAAACAGCCTGTTTTTGTTTACATCCCTATGATGGGTGAACTCCGTGGTGGGGCATGGGTGGTTGTGGATAGTAAGATCAATTCAGACCACATTGAAATGTATGCAGAACAGACAGCCAGGGGAAATGTCCTTGAGCCAGAAGGTATGATTGAAATTAAATTCAGAACGAAAGAACTACTGGAGTGCATGGGTAGGCTTGACCAGCAGCTTATAAATCTCAAGTTAAAGCTTCAGGAAGCCAGGACCGCTGGAGTGTACACTAATGTTGAGACCTTACAGCAGCAAATTAAAACCCGTGAGACGCAGCTTTTGCCAGTATACACACAGATAGCTACAAAGTTTGCAGAATTGCATGATACTTCATTAAGAATGGCCGCGAAGGGGGTGATCCGAGAAGTAGTAAATTGGGAAACTTCTCGTTCATTCTTTTACAGACGTCTGCTTCGAAGAGTGGAGGAGGAGATGTTGGTCAAAACTGTGAGGAATGCTGCAGGTGACCAGCTTTCTTACAAATCCGCTATGGATATGGTGAAAAACTGGTTTTTGGATTCAAAAGGAGGCAAAGTAGATTCTTGGATAGATGATGAAGCCTTTTTCTCATGGAAGAATGACCCCAAGAACTATGAGGAACAATTACAACAGTTGCGGGTGCAAAAGGTACTACTTCAGTTATCAAAGATTGGCGATTCGACATTGGATTTACGTGCTCTACCACAAGGTCTTCTTTCCCTCCTACAGAAGGTTAGCCATCAgactctttttcaaaattttgttcCACTGCTATTTCATCTTTACCTGTTTAAGGTGCCTGAAACAAGCTTCATGTTTTGGTCTGCAGGTTGAGCCAGCAACGAGAGAGCAATTGATCAGTGATCTAAAAAAGGTGCTTAATTGATGAAGCAGCTTGTAACTAACTTGCCAGCAAATTGTTGTCTCCCATTTCTTCTAGGACAGTTTCCTGCCGACCAGTGCATCTGTGCCTGTTAGGAAAAGCAGCGCAGTTAGCACTCAACCTGTACTATGATGATGCTTCTCTCTTCAAAATCTGTTATATATTGGACAAGCTGGGCAGACAACTGGTTTAAATTTGTCCCGACGAGGTGTAAATAGTAGCATCTTGAGAGTATAGGGTGTAGTCTTCATTTGTTTGAGCAGAAATATTCTTTACATAGCAGGCTCCTTTATTGAAATTACTGCAGGCCTGACCACTCTTTTTGTATACTTGCATTGTTATCTTAGTCTGTCTAACAATTGGTTAGCCTTGGTATTTATTGAATGTCCAAATAAAATATGAGCTGTAACTCATGCTCCTATATACGTAGTTGCTATTCAGTACAAGAGTTGAAAATCTTCTTCATCTCTTTCCACTACTATTATTTAGTGCTATTCACTGATTGACAGCATATGTATTCCTTACCGATGTTTATTGAAAGTAAAAAATTCTTCCTAGTTAATTACTAAGCAACCATTGGAAAACAAAGATTACGTTGGAGCTG
This DNA window, taken from Nicotiana tabacum cultivar K326 chromosome 15, ASM71507v2, whole genome shotgun sequence, encodes the following:
- the LOC107819389 gene encoding acetyl-CoA carboxylase 1-like isoform X1 yields the protein MSEAQRMPTMIGIKSGNGHVNGALPLRSPMARAEVAEFCNALGGKRPINSILIANNGMAAVKFIRSIRTWAYETFGTEKAILLVAMATPEDMRINAEHIRIADQFVEVPGGTNNNNYANVQLIVEMAEMTHVDAVWPGWGHASENPELPDALNAKGIIFLGPPAMSMAALGDKIGSSLIAQAAEVPTLPWSGSHVKVPPESCLVSIPDEIYAKACVHTTEEAIASCQDVGYPAMIKASWGGGGKGIRKVHNDDEVRALFKQVQGEVPGSPIFIMKVASQSRHLEVQLLCDQCGNVAALHSRDCSVQRRHQKIIEEGPITVAPLDTVKKLEQAARRLAKSVNYIGAATVEYLYSMDTGEYYFLELNPRLQVEHPVTEWIAEINLPAAQVAVGMGIPLWQIPEIRRFYGMEHGAGYDAWRKTSIVATPFDFDKAESTRPKGHCVAVRVTSEDPDDGFKPTSGKVQELSFKSKPNVWAYFSVKSGGGIHEFSDSQFGHVFAFGESRAMAIANMVLGLKEIQIRGEIRTNVDYTIDLLHASDYRENKIHTGWLDSRIAMRVRAERPPWYLSVVGGALYKASASGAALVSEYIGYLEKGQIPPKHISLVSSQVSLNIEGSKYTINMVRGGPGSYRLRMNESEIEAEIHTLRDGGLLMQLDGNSHVIYAEEEAAGTRLLIDGRTCLLQNDHDPSKLIAETPCKLLRYLMSDGSHVDADTPYAEVEVMKMCMPLLSPASGVIHFKMSEGQAMQAGELIASLELDDPSAVRKAEPFCGSFPILGSPTAISGKVHQRCAASLNAARMILAGYDHNVDDVVHNLLSCLDSPELPFLQWQECLSVLATRLPKDLRYELEAKYKEYEGISSLQTVDFPARTLRGVLEAHLRTCSEKEKGAQERLVEPLMSLVKSYEGGRESHARGIVHSLFEEYLSVEELFSDNIQADVIERLRLQYKKDLLKVVDIVLSHQGVRRKNKLILSLMEQLVYPNPAAYREKLIRFSALNHTNYSELALKASQLLEQTKLSELRSSIARNLSELEMFTEEGDSMDTPKRKSAINERMEVLVSAPLAVEDALVGLFDHSDHTLQRRVVETYIRRLYQPYLVQGSVRMQWHRYGLIATWQFMEEHVERKSGSGDNVIVKPLVEKHTERKWGAMVIIKSLQLLPTVLNSVLRETAHDLHAEISNGSTQPVSHGSMLHIALVGINNQMSLLQDSGDEDQAQERINKLAKILRDKDASANLKSAGVGVISCIIQRDGGRVPMRHSFHWSTEKLYYEEEALLRHLEPPLSIYLELEKLKIYDNIKYTPSRDRQWHLYTVVDKRNPIRRMFLRTLVRQPTDDGVLAYQGLNQGTAHSPLNLSFTSRSILRSLISALEELELNLHNTTLKADHAHMYLYILREQEIDDLLPYHKRADVNNEHKEVEVQKILEDLAHEINAFVGVRMHRLGVCEWEVKLWISSAGDATGAWRIVVANVTGHTCIVHIYREVEDTGVQRVVYHSAIGHGPLNGVPVTAPYPPLAVLDQKRLLARKNDTTYCYDFPLAFEAALEKSWESHNPGTDKPKDNVLLKVTELTFVDKKGSWGTPLVPVERQPGFNDVGMVAWIMEMSTPEFPMGRKILVVANDVTFINGSFGPSEDAFFQAVTGVACTQKLPLIYLAANSGARIGAAEEVKSCFKVGWSDESNPERGFQYIYLIPEDHERIKSSVMAHELKLSNGEVRWVIDTIIGEEDGLGVENLSGSGAIASAYSRAYHETFTLTYVTGRTVGIGAYLARLGMRCIQRLDQPIILTGYSALNKLLGREVYSSHMQLGGPKIMATNGVVHLTVSDDLEGISKILNWLSFVPPYSGGPLPISTPLDPPQRPVEYFPEATCDPRAAISGHTDASGKWLGGIFDKDSFIETLEGWARTVVTGRAKLGGIPVGIVAVETQTMMQVIPADPGQLDSHERVVPQAGQVWFPDSATKTAQALMDLNREELPLFILANWRGFSGGQRDLFEGILQAGSTIVENLRTYKQPVFVYIPMMGELRGGAWVVVDSKINSDHIEMYAEQTARGNVLEPEGMIEIKFRTKELLECMGRLDQQLINLKLKLQEARTAGVYTNVETLQQQIKTRETQLLPVYTQIATKFAELHDTSLRMAAKGVIREVVNWETSRSFFYRRLLRRVEEEMLVKTVRNAAGDQLSYKSAMDMVKNWFLDSKGGKVDSWIDDEAFFSWKNDPKNYEEQLQQLRVQKVLLQLSKIGDSTLDLRALPQGLLSLLQKVEPATREQLISDLKKVLN